aatgcttgcaaggcttatagtgatgagcattaccgagagggcccagagatacctctccgaaacacagagtgacaaatcctaatcttgatctatgccaatccaacaaacacaTTTGGAGACaactttagagcacctttataatcaccctttaacgttgtgatgtttggtagcacacaaatcgttcctccggtattcgatgttggaaatatgccctagaggcaataataaaatggttattattgtatttccttgttcatgataaatgtctattattcatgctataattgtattgaccggaaaccgcaatacatctgtgaatacatagaccacaacatgtccctagtgagcctctagttgactagctcgttgatcaacagatggtcatggtttcctaaccatggacattggatgtcattgataacgggatcacatcattaggagaatgatgtgatggacaagacccaatcctaagcctagcacaagatcgtgtagttcgtatgctaaagcttttctaaatgtcaagtatcttttccttagaccataagattgtgcaactcccggataccgtaggaatgctttgggtgtaccaaatgtcacaacgtaactgggtggctataaaggtgcactacggctatctccgaaagtgtctgttgggttggcacgaatcgagactgggatttgtcactccatgtgacggagaggtatctctgggcccactcggtaggacatcatcataatgtgcacaatgtgatcaaggagttgatcacgggatgatgtgttacggaatgtgtaaagagacttgccggtaacgagattgaacaaggtatcggcataccgacgatcaaatctcgggcaagtactataccggtagacaaagggaattgtatacgggattgattgaatccttgacatcgtagttcatcagatgagatcatcgtggaacatgtgggagccaacatgggtatccagatcccgctgttggttattggccggagagttgtctcggtcatgtctgcatggttcccgaacccgtacggtctacacacttaaggttccatgacgctagggttataaaggaagtttgtatgtggttaccgaatgttgttcggagtctcagatgagatcccggacatcacgaggagttccagaacggttcggaggtaaagatttatatatgggaagtcatcatacggtcaccggaataattcgggggttaccggtattgtaccgggaccaccgaaggggttccggggtccaccgggagggtccacctgccccagagggccctatgggctgtttgtggagagggaccagccccttagtgggctgggcgccttcccccttagggcccatgcgcctagggtttgggggaaaccctaaggccttgttcggttgtAGCGGAATTAATCCTCTAGTGGATTTAATCCTCTAGAGGATTGGGTGATCCCCGCTTGACACCAAAACCACTTGGGGACCAAATCCCTGCCAGTATGCAATCCACGCCACTCTCATGCATTCGGTTAGTCCCCAAGGGCGCTGGACCACAGGGACAACAGTATTGACAGAGATGCAAACAGAAGTGGTACATATAGATAACAACAATTCTCATGTAGTAATGACACAGATGCAGACTGAAGTGACAATAACACTGACAGTTTAAAACACTTATTATCCCAACAATAACAACAATTCTAAGATTTGAACACGGCACAAATACTAACAAAAATAATAGCAATTTGGAGCATACATAATATATAATATGTTGAATAGACCACAAGAGCTTAATTATCAGTTCCTCCCAAATTCTTCCATGCTACAGTCAGTCATTTCAGAAATAGTGTTTAGTTTCTCTACAAATATTACATGGAAAACCCCCAGAGAATAGATATGAAGCCTTCCACTAAAAAGCACACACAAATAGATCCAAGCCGCGGCACCTTCGCCCTTCTTTTGGAGCAATCTTAGAACTCCTGCTTTTTGAAACCATTCAAAACCAAAATTAGTTTGAGAGTGAAATACTTGGCAGTTTTATTTCCAGGAATGGAAACAATGAGAAAAACATACATAAATAGTAGGTAAATCAATCTATATCCTCTGATCTATGTTAAAAGCATCCATTTTTATTTTCTAGGGACAAGGCATCATAGCAGTTTAGAAATAGACAATGACTACAACCACAAGAAAATCAGCCTAGACTAGCTACAACAGAAGCACTTGTCAACCTGTGTCGATACATCAAGCAATCATTTGAAAAAAGGTTGTATTATTCAAGCAAAGTATTCCTATAACCAATCAGTCTAATAGTTTGCAAAAGAACTTCATAAATATATTAAAAACAACTATCCATTTCCACAGAAAATAATGTCTttactgcagcagcagcagcaataacATGGACTAAATTGCTAGCAAGGAGTTTAGTAACATGGACTAATTGAAAATAGGAGTACCTGAGTTATTCCATTTCAGCTCTCAGCCACATAAGAGCAGTCTCCGGTCTGGCACTCATGAAAATCTTTCGGTTCTCAGGGATCTTGAAGACTCGGAAAGCCTTGACTTCTTCTTCAGGTGTGATGTCCATTGTTTTCAGTAGATCAATGCAGTTTTTGATAGAGTACTCATCCACGAACCTTGGCTTATTCCTCTCATCCTCCACCTGCTTCGTCCTTATTTCCAAGTACTTCTCCATCATTGCAGCCACATCACCATTTGCCCCCCTCCTTCTCTTTGGTTCTTTCTCTTCTCCATTTCTTGAGGGTGCAGTAGCCAAATTTGGTTGAGTTTGCTGGGGCTCCACAGCAATGTTTTCTTGCACGTACACCTCCTCAACATCTTCATCAATCTGCACCCTTTCTCCTCCAAGATTCTCACCATCAGctgatgtttctccttgattcttgCCAGCTCCTCCAAGATTCTCGAGACGTGATTGGGTTGAGCAATGTGATGACTCGATAGAGGTGAAGTTATATGCCCCTTCTACAGTTTGGCCTACAagttaaagtgacaatcatatatAAGATTTCAAACTAGAAGAGTAAACAAACATAAAACAATGACATGAGTATATGAATGAAGTTGATAACTAACCATCATGCAATTCTCCCAAAGCTTCAAAAAGAGGGAAGGCTTTTGTCTTGAACTTTTGTCaggcccaatatgcgatactatcctaaagagactcgaaggtcccaccaaggatagaatcgcatattgaaatgcttttgcaagttggatatcattacatcaacattacataatagatggggatacatacaagacacatacaatgccacacgaatacaacatcatcatacataagagcatcatccgactatggatgaaacacaaacagaaactcaaacgacatccaccctgctagcccaggctgccgacctagaacctatcccctgatcgaagaagcagaagaagaactcaacgcaagcaagcatcgctctcgcgtcaggatcatcgcataacctgtacctgcaactgttgttgtagtaatctgtgagccacgaggactcagcaatcccatttccatgggtatcaagactagcaaagcttaaagggaaaggaagggggtaaagtggtgaggctgcagcagcgactaagcatatatggtggctaacatacgcaaataagagtgagaagagagcaagcggaacggtcctgaagctagcaatgatcaagaagtgatcctgaactcctacttacgtcaaacataacccaaaaccgtgttcacttcccggactccgccgagaagagaccatcacggctacacacgtggttgatgcgttttaattcgtatctggtgtcaagttatctacaaccggacattaacaaattcccatctgcccataaccgcaggcacggctttcgaaagtttaaaccctgcaggagtgtcccaacttagcccatgataagctctcgcgatcaacgaaggatataccttctcccaggaagacccgatcagactcggaatcccggtttacaagacatttcgacaatggtaaaacaagaccagcaagaccacccgctgtgccgacaaatcctgataggagctgcacatatctcgttctcagggcacaccggataagctaagcgtacatgtaccgacgtaatccaagttgccaaggaatggtcccgcacggtgctctagtttggaccaacactcgaaggagcactggcccgggggggggggggtaaataaagatgaccctcgggctccggaaacccaagggaaaaagggctaggtgaggcaaatggtaaaaccaaggttgggccttgctggaggagttttattcaaagcgaactgtcaagggggtcccataaatcacccaaccacgtaaggaatgcaaaatccgggaacataacaccggtatgacgaaaactagggcggcaagagtggaacaaaacaccaagcataaggccgagtcttccaccctttaccaagtatctagatgcattaattaaataagagatattgtgatatcccaacaaaatcctgtccaccatggggcaatcctgttcacctgcaactaacaacgctataagaggggctgagaaaaaacggtaacatagccaagcaacggtttgctaggaagggtgaaaaaggttagaggctgacatggcagtttgggaggcttgaagagcaagtgataggttgcgcagcaaagcgatagaacgaagcaactagcatagcaatgatcatagtgagatccagggtagcggtcatcttgcctgaaatcccgctaggaataagaacgagtccatgaagaagatgaagccatgaagacgaaccaagcgtagacgaacgaatcctcacgatcgcaacgaaacgggaactgtcgagagaagcacacaacatggtaaacacaccacacatatacaagacatgatgcacaaccaagcatgatgcatgacaaggctacatgaagctactcatggcaagagatgatgcatacaagagcaacacatcaaggcaagtttaaatgaggccgggaaacaacatataacaattccggtaagtcctcatatgcaaatttcgaaattggtccagatctgaataaccttatgttcaagttgttaaatagcaagttaagatggaacaagatgatctacacgaaattctagtcaagttacatataaagttcatttaattcggagctacggcctagaagatatgagcaaaacaagttaaacatggcattgatgcaaaatgcatacaaacatcaagcaaacacctcaaaacaaggatgcaacatgataataagaAACtagatgcaaaatcaagcaagtttcatatagagcacactcaaaacggagcaacggttcaacacatacactctatataagtttaaaggacaagctgtccaaaacagcaactaggcatattgcaagcatcaaaacaatatgctacaacaccttaACATGAAAAAaaagcatggacatgatgtacaagtaaagcatgacaaaacatgaacactgagttatctccagaaatcactagaacatgctaaaaaacacatgacaagattgcaaacaataacaacttcagacttagcagaaataacatcaggttgcaatgtttagagctatcaacaacatgctacaagaacttatcatagaaacttaaggcatggcatgatactactaaatgcatagaacaaaagtcctttactgacctaATTCCAAAGattaacagaaaacatggtagcatccatgcaaacatggcaaatgatatgacagattcaaatatggcaggaacaacaataagtaggcatgttggagaGCTTGTCcagctcaccacagagcaatacatggcatgacaaggcaaccaacagtaataagacatgtttatgaagctaagcctGGCAAGAGctagttcatagggtgcatggatcactagcaaaacacatggcacaactgaacttaatgttaacaggctgatagcaacattatttatcaacttgagagcaagattacaacaatctacagtaggctataattgcaaccaggggcatgtatggatagagaatgacatgtataacaaaacatccatagtgaacatctccaggttatgcatagaatgacttatagcagtaggtttacatagcatcacgaaatgacagattcagcctagcaaaacagtaacagcaagtacactacttaacaagcttgatgcactcactacaagactcacaaaaatacatggatggcacccctgtaaagatggcatgatgtagttcaaaacacatgtaggactcatgctcataggatgcacacatcaaatgcaacaaaaatgacaaatcaccaagttataacagtttcagcagattaacatcatatctcttgcaacgatgattcaggcatcaagatggaatcaaacaaacatggcacaatggaatgaaatgtagaccatctcatgatgaacattttgatatattacacgcacaaaatggagctagAGCCAaggagatatgatgcaatgaacataggCACACAAAGCAAATATTTCGGGGACTTCGCAGAAATATACCCTGCGAAAACATGGGCGGGGTggtgcgggacggagggatccgggatggACGGAGGCGCGTTTGGATGGCGGCCTTGTGGATCTGATCCAGATCCAGAGCCGGGCCGGGCTGGAGCACGGGGTCGCTGGCGGGGAGCTGCGAACGGCGGCGGAAGGCGGTGGACGgggcggaggagctcgccggcggggtcggggaagcctagcggcggggcggcgccgggcggcggagctgaggcggggcggcggcgctcgccggAGGAGGCCNNNNNNNNNNNNNNNNNNNNNNNNNNNNNNNNNNNNNNNNNNNNNNNNNNNNNNNNNNNNNNNNNNNNNNNNNNNNNNNNNNNNNNNNNNNNNNNNNNNNNNNNNNNNNNNNNNNNNNNNNNNNNNNNNNNNNNNNNNNNNNNNNNNNNNNNNNNNNNNNNNNNNNNNNNNNNNNNNNNNNNNNNNNNNNNNNNNNNNNNNNNNNNNNNNNNNNNNNNNNNNNNNNNNNNNNNNNNNNNNNNNNNNNNNNNNNNNNNNNNNNNNNNNNNNNNNNNNNNNNNNNNNNNNNNNNNNNNNNNNNNNNNNNNNNNNNNNNNNNNNNNNNNNNNNNNNNNNNNNNNNNNNNNNNNNNNNNNNNNNNNNNNNNNNNNNNNNNNNNNNNNNNNNNNNNNNNNNNNNNNNNNNNNNNNNNNNNNNNNNNNNNNNNNNNNNNNNNNNNNNNNNNNNNNNNNNNNNNNNNNNNNNNNNNNNNNNNNNNNNNNNNNNNNNNNNNNNNNNNNNNNNNNNNNNNNNNNNNNNNNNNNNNNNNNNNNNNNNNNNNNNNNNNNNNNNNNNNNNNNNNNNNNNNNNNNNGCGGCGGGGAGTGCCACGTGGCGCTCCCTggttggctgggcgcggcggcaCGGACGTGTCTGgccgggggcggacgtgtccgggcaCGGAGGAAGGAGGCTAGGTTTAGGGGATTCATCTGCGAAAAATGGAGGGGGAGGacttatttatagattctgggagctaggagactccaaatgaggagcggttttcgcccacacgatcacgaccgaacgaccgagagcatggagggggtttgaatGGGTTATTGGTCCACCTTGGAGGGGTGCTGGgatgcaaagagaagggggtttcgggctacgcggttaaccgttggagtatcaaacaacctccaaatggaacgaaatttgacgggcagtctaccagtgctataccaaggccactcgccaaacctcggtccattccgagaacgtttttaacCCGCTCACGAAAACAAGGTCTGCAAGGGGCGACGGGCACGCGCGAGAGGTCTAGATTCCGAACGgtcaacggagagaaccgggggaacccgaacgaatgcaagttttgaaaaacatgcggataaaatgcagatgatgacatggcaaaatgcaacacacaagaaaatgacatggcaacaacgacgaataactggaagacacctggcgcatcgaatccggggcgttacaactttcCAGCTTTAGGGTGTGACTACATAGTTGACAAGAAAATGATATTAGAGCATGCAACACGTAGTGCCGGTCGTCCCATGCAACAAGTAAGGAATAACAATGACATTCTTACTATGATGACGTTTTTCCAAAGTGGTGGATCCGCTAGAATCTTGCACTGCCGGTCGTCCCATGAAACACCGCTTTGCTTCCTTATCTCTTTGATCATCCTGTATTCTTTTTTTAACTCTTTTCCTTTTCTTGGATTTTCTTCTTCTCGTACCTAGCATAAGGATTCTTCTGGTGGAATTTCTTCACTATCATATTCCATGCTTCTGAGCTCCATCCATTTTGACCCTTATGTTCAGGTGTAGCATGCTCATGAAGCAAGTCCACAAGATCTTTCTCAAGTCTTGAATTCCACTATGCTCTATCTTCTGGATTTCCACATTGTATGTTAATGTACCTTTTTCTATATTAACTATTTTGGTTTTAAGCAAATAAAGTCCCGACCAGAGAAATAAAGTCACGGCACCTTTGGGAGACCCTCTCCTCCTCTTTGTCGCACTGCTTGTAGGAGGTGATGCTCTATCCCTTTCGACAACTCTTTTGAGGAGGCTCAACCTTG
Above is a window of Triticum aestivum cultivar Chinese Spring chromosome 6B, IWGSC CS RefSeq v2.1, whole genome shotgun sequence DNA encoding:
- the LOC123139481 gene encoding uncharacterized protein, whose amino-acid sequence is MCDFNLNFTFISCGWEGSATDVKVLRSALNSGFHVSPGQTVEGAYNFTSIESSHCSTQSRLENLGGAGKNQGETSADGENLGGERVQIDEDVEEVYVQENIAVEPQQTQPNLATAPSRNGEEKEPKRRRGANGDVAAMMEKYLEIRTKQVEDERNKPRFVDEYSIKNCIDLLKTMDITPEEEVKAFRVFKIPENRKIFMSARPETALMWLRAEME